Genomic segment of Pseudalkalibacillus hwajinpoensis:
CATCATTGATTCACCATGAACGACATAGTTCGTTATGAGAAATTCACGAATAACAATCGCCAGGACTACAGCTATTGAAAAAGCCTTGATCCACTCCCAAAGCGGATTGCGTTCCTTCTTCATCTCAAACCTCTTTTCAATACGTCTTTACGTCTAATCTATCACTCATAATAAGCTGGCACAAGCGCACACGTATATGACAGCGATTACATTGCATATTCTCACCATTCACTTCCATCGTTATAGTGGCTTTCTATTCCATGAACGAAGAAAATTTCTTATTTTAAGTATATTCACCCATTTCATAAATAGCGCTCCTTATAGCAGCATAAAAAGAAGCATACCTAAAGAGGCATGCTTCTTCTAATTATCGATTTAGGAGACTACCTACATAACGTAGAAGTTCATTGGCTGAAATTGAATTATATCCATGTTCATCGATGAGACGTGCGATAACCTCATTGATTTTCTTGAGTTGATTTTCATTTGGTGTTTTGGAAGATGTCGTTATTTTGACTACATCTTTTAAATCAGCAAACAATTTTTTCTGAATCGCTTCTCTTAAACGTTCATGGGAATTATAATCGAACTTCTTACCCTTTCTAGCATAAGCAGAGATACGAATAAGAATTTCTTCTCTAAATGCTTTCTTCGCATTTTCTGAAATGCCAATCTGTTCTTCAATTGAACGCATAAGCTTATCATCCGGACTCATTTCCTCTCCAGTAAGAGGGTCGCGGAGCTTATTTTTATTACAATACGCTTCAACATTATCAAGATAATTATCCATTAGCGTCTTTGCACTCTCTTCATAAGAGTAAACAAATGCTTTTTGTACTTCTTTCTTTGCAATTTCATCATACTCTTTGCGCGCAATGGAGATGAAATTCATATACCGCTCTTTATCTTCTTTTGAGATAGAAGCATGTTGATCAAGTCCATCTTTTAATGAACGAAGAACATCCAGGGCATTAATTGACGGTACTTCTTTTCTTATAATCGTAGAGGAAATTCGGTTAATAACATAACGCGGATCAATCCCGCTCATTCCCTCATCCGAATGCTCTTTATGAAGTTCATCCACATCTACCTGATTAAAGCCTTCTACAATTTCTCCATCGTAGAGTCGCATTTTCTTAACAAGGTCCACTCCCTGACGATTCGTATCTTTTAACCTCGTCAAGATAGAGAAAATAGCAGCTACTCTAAGAGCATGTGGGGCGATGTGCACATCAGCTACATCACTTTCACGAATCATCTTCTCATAAATACGCTCTTCCTGACTCACCTTTAAGTTATATGGAACCGGCATAACGATAATACGAGAGTGTAACGCCTCATTCTTTTTATTTGATATAAAAGAGCGATACTCTGCTTCGTTCGTATGCGCTACAACAAGTTCATCAGCAGAAATTAGCGCAAAACGCCCAGCTTTAAAGTTTCCTTCTTGAGTCAGTGAAAGCAAGTGCCACAAAAACTTCTCATCACATTTCAGCATCTCCTGGAATTCCATCATTCCACGATTGGCTTTATTTAATTCTCCGTCGAATCGATAAGCTCTAGGATCAGACTCTGATCCAAATTCCGCTATCGTTGAGAAATCAATACTTCCGGTTAAGTCTGCAATATCTTGAGACTTAGGATCTGAAGGACTAAATGTACCAATACCTGTCCGCTTATCCTCGTTAAAGAATATGCGCTCTACCATCACATCTTCAATACGACCACCATACTCTTGCTCAAGGCGCATT
This window contains:
- a CDS encoding PrkA family serine protein kinase, translating into MDILRKIQQHREEERRLKWEGTFSEYLDIIRERPEVAQSAHSRVYNMIRDAGIDEVDGKRSYSFFSEELYGLEEAIERLVEEYFHPAAKRLDVRKRILLLMGPVSGGKSTLVTVLKRGLEKYSHEESGAVYAIKGCPMHEDPLHLIPHHLRDEFHDEYGIRIEGSLSPLNVMRLEQEYGGRIEDVMVERIFFNEDKRTGIGTFSPSDPKSQDIADLTGSIDFSTIAEFGSESDPRAYRFDGELNKANRGMMEFQEMLKCDEKFLWHLLSLTQEGNFKAGRFALISADELVVAHTNEAEYRSFISNKKNEALHSRIIVMPVPYNLKVSQEERIYEKMIRESDVADVHIAPHALRVAAIFSILTRLKDTNRQGVDLVKKMRLYDGEIVEGFNQVDVDELHKEHSDEGMSGIDPRYVINRISSTIIRKEVPSINALDVLRSLKDGLDQHASISKEDKERYMNFISIARKEYDEIAKKEVQKAFVYSYEESAKTLMDNYLDNVEAYCNKNKLRDPLTGEEMSPDDKLMRSIEEQIGISENAKKAFREEILIRISAYARKGKKFDYNSHERLREAIQKKLFADLKDVVKITTSSKTPNENQLKKINEVIARLIDEHGYNSISANELLRYVGSLLNR